The nucleotide sequence TCACCTGTAAGATGAGTGGCCTTCTCATGCTCTATATATTCATATCACATATGGACGAGCAATCAaacattttcatttattatttaattgaatgatTAACCTTTTTGAAATTAAATCCCTGATCACTTGAATATCAAGGGACCCATTGAgggaccataaatggatcttttCTTTCATGAGTTTAGAAGAAGGGAAAAAGTTCAATACTTAAGGATCAGAATGTCATGAACAATTTTAGGCCATTCCATATGCacatgaatttgaatttgacttTTATCCTCGAGGAGacctttttttataatttttgtctTTGAAACATTGCGCATAACGTATGGGTTCTTTATGGGCATTGCTGATATTCGAACTTGGATGTAACTAATGAACAATTATCATGTCTAAGATAGCATAGCAGTGTTAAGATAGGACTTCTGAGTTGTGGTATTCTCCATTACCCCAAAATGCCTTCTCCttgtacttttatttatttattcttttttttttttttaggttttctaccTGACCCCcatattcttcttctccattttttttctgGGTCCTAACATCCACCGTATATTATCAGTATTATGCACATAACGAATGTACAATGTGCAGGTTTTGATGGCATTGAGATTCATGGGGCTCACGGTTACCTCATTGACCAGTTCTTGAAGGATGGAATAAATGGCAGGACGGATGAGTATGGTGGTTCACTCGCAAACCGATGCAAATTGATAATGCAGGTGGTTCAAGCAGTCGTTGCAGCCATAGGCGCAGATCGTGTTGGTGTCCGAATTTCACCAGCCATTGATCACCTTGATGCGACGGACTCTGACCCGCTTAACCTGGGCCTTGCAGTGATCgaaagactcaacaagctccaGCACGTCTTGGGCTCGAGGCTCGCCTACCTCCATGTAACTCAGCCTCGATACACAGCTTACGGGCAAACAGAATCGGGTCGACAAGGCAGTGAAGACGAGGAAACCATGTTAATGAGGACCTGGAGAAGGGCGTACCAGGGAACATTCATTTGCAGCGGTGGGTTCACTCGGGAACTGGGAATACAAGCCATCGCTGAAGGCGACGCGGATTTGGTCTCGTACGGCCGACTTTTCATCTCAAACCCAGACTTGGTTCTGAGATTCAAAGTGAATGCACCTCTGAACAAGTACATTAGAGCGACGTTCTACACGCAGGATCCCGTCATCGGCTACACAGACTACCCCTTTCTGGGCGCCGGTAGCGAGACCCATGGACCATTGTCGCGCTTGTAGTTGGGACAATTAGCCAGGACCGCGAGGAACTGCTGCAATGGCaattattgttgtattatttcTCTCTCAACTAAACTAGTCGTGagaggagggagggagggagggaggcaCATAGATAATTTTGTGCCTACTGTTGGTAATTTGGTATTGTAATTGAAGTATATCTAAGGGCCCTAGGTTTATCAATTGTCTTGTTTAAGAGGCATTTTATACgaatatatgtatttatcaCTTT is from Diospyros lotus cultivar Yz01 chromosome 2, ASM1463336v1, whole genome shotgun sequence and encodes:
- the LOC127795707 gene encoding 12-oxophytodienoate reductase 3, whose translation is MGGPTASDDGAPGLFSPYKMGNFSLSHRVVLAPMTRCRAINGIPQQAHVDYYTQRSTPGGFLITEGTLISPTAAGFPHCPGIYTKEQVEAWKTVVDALHAKGAVVFCQLWHVGRASHHVYQPGGAAPISSTSKPISKRWRILMPDGTHATYPSPRPLSAYEIPDVVDRYRQAAVNAIQAGFDGIEIHGAHGYLIDQFLKDGINGRTDEYGGSLANRCKLIMQVVQAVVAAIGADRVGVRISPAIDHLDATDSDPLNLGLAVIERLNKLQHVLGSRLAYLHVTQPRYTAYGQTESGRQGSEDEETMLMRTWRRAYQGTFICSGGFTRELGIQAIAEGDADLVSYGRLFISNPDLVLRFKVNAPLNKYIRATFYTQDPVIGYTDYPFLGAGSETHGPLSRL